A window of Trichoderma atroviride chromosome 3, complete sequence contains these coding sequences:
- a CDS encoding uncharacterized protein (EggNog:ENOG41~TransMembrane:14 (o64-84i136-156o168-188i234-259o271-289i301-321o383-404i442-464o470-491i552-575o618-637i649-665o671-688i700-723o)), whose amino-acid sequence MSTMESKTPDAVETGEIGQNRRSSISEDKRPSEESRTPTEEVLFAAGVGLRADDPTLPCLTLRMWVIGIGFCLVGSGVNTLYTFRFPSVTLSQSAIQFLAYPVGKAWELVVPDWGVTLLGVRHSLNPGPFNYKENILIYILANLSYLTRLSADVLTEQRVFYGADTNWGFEITITLATILFGFSLAGFGRSLVVEPQSLVWPGVLANTALNAALHPAGKEDETEAKWRSSRYKFFLIAFSAAFIWYWFPDFIFPALSYFTWVCWAAPRNPVVNQLFGMKSGIGLLPFTFDWSQISYIGSPLVVPTWAILNTLASVVFWIYIVTPAIYYTNTWLSAHLPIQSNSIFDNRGLAYNVSRVINKKGGFVFEPEKYEEYSHIYLPVTYALNSFGLCFACISSLFVWMFLEKRHEIAKVFRESQLSTLFGRNKDARPSLQPQYSNVPLWWYAVALLVSMGLGIFACEFYPVQLRWYGVIFAMFVSAVFYLPLSWVYATTNMRVQIDIFCRIIAGYVWEGKVLANIWFFDLGYISGIKALAFAQDLKLGIYCNIPPRHLFVVQVVGLIMGTMGQVAVLNWALSHVPDICSLTANNGFTCPYSRTHFNTSMVWGALGPRRFFADGTLYRGLLWFFLVGAILPIIVYAMKKAWPKQRWLEKVHVPLFLGGLNYIPPASGTNYGSWVIVGLVFGLWIKRNSRGWWRRYNFVLSSALDCATAIAGIIIFFAIFYTGASDKLSWWGTTVYQDTCDWDSCTYKTVQKGQTFGP is encoded by the exons ATGTCTACCATGGAGTCTAAGACACCAGATGCTGTCGAGACTGGAGAGATTGGTCAGAACAGAAGGTCCAGCATTTCCGAGGACAAGCGGCCATCAG AGGAATCTAGAACGCCGACAGAAGAGGtcctctttgctgctggagtCGGACTCAGGGCCGATGATCCTACTCTGCCATGCCTCACTCTCCGCATGTGGGTGATTGGCATTGGATTCTGCCTCGTAGGCAGCGGCGTTAACACGCTGTACACATTCCGGTTCCCATCAGTCACTTTGTCCCAGTCTGCCATCCAGTTCCTGGCATACCCAGTGGGCAAAGCTTGGGAGCTTGTTGTCCCAGATTGGGGCGTGACTCTTTTGGGGGTTCGCCACAGCCTCAACCCTGGCCCATTCAACTACAAG GAAAACATCCTCATTTACATCCTAGCCAACCTAAGCTACCTGACCCGTCTAAGTGCCGACGTCTTAACCGAACAGCGCGTATTCTACGGTGCCGACACCAACTGGGGCTTCGAAATCACCATTACGCTCGCCACAAttctctttggcttctcCCTCGCTGGCTTTGGCCGATCCCTTGTCGTCGAGCCACAGAGTTTGGTATGGCCCGGCGTGCTTGCCAACACGGCGCTGAACGCAGCTTTGCATCCCGCAGGAAAAGAGGACGAAACAGA GGCCAAATGGAGATCTTCTCGTTACAAATTCTTTCTCATCGCCTTCTCGGCTGCATTTATCTGGTACTGGTTCCCAGACTTCATCTTCCCAGCGCTGAGTTATTTCACCTGGGTGTGCTGGGCGGCGCCTCGCAACCCAGTGGTGAACCAACTTTTTGGCATGAAGAGCGgcattggccttttgccATTCACGTTTGACT GGTCGCAGATTTCGTACATTGGCAGCCCCCTCGTTGTCCCAACGTGGGCCATCCTCAACACTCTTGCGTCAGTCGTCTTCTGGATCTACATTGTCACTCCTGCGATTTACTACACGAATACTTGGCTTTCGGCACATCTTCCTATCCAGAGCAACTCCATCTTCGACAACAGGGGCTTGGCGTACAATGTCAGCCGTGTCATCAACAAAAAAGGCGGCTTCGTTTTTGAACCTGAGAAATATGAAGAATACTCACAT ATTTATCTTCCAGTTACTTATGCCCTTAATTCTTTTGGCCTATGCTTCGCTTGCATCTCATCACTCTTCGTCTGGATGTTCCTTGAGAAACGACACGAGATTGCAAAGGTATTCCGAGAATCTCAGCTTTCCACGCTGTTTGGACGCAACAAGGATGCCAGACCAAGCCTTCAGCCCCAGTACAGCAACGTTCCCCTATGGTGGTACGCAGTTGCGCTTCTCGTATCCATGGGgctcggcatctttgccTGCGAGTTCTATCCCGTGCAGCTGCGCTGGTACGGAGTCATTTTTGCCATGTTTGTGTCTGCAGTCTTTTATCTTCCA CTGTCTTGGGTCTATGCCACGACCAACATGAGAGTCCAAATTGACATCTTTTGCCGCATAATCGCCGGCTATGTGTGGGAAGGCAAGGTCCTCGCCAACATTTGGTTCTTTGATCTGGGCTACATTTCCGGCATCAAGGCTCTCGCGTTTGCCCAAGACCTCAAGCTGGGAATATACTGTAAT ATTCCACCAAGACACCTATTCGTCGTCCAAGTCGTAGGCCTCATCATGGGAACCATGGGCCAAGTCGCCGTCCTCAATTGGGCTTTGAGCCACGTCCCCGACATTTGTTCCCTGACTGCAAACAACGGCTTCACATGCCCCTATTCTCGAACTCACTTCAACACCAGCATGGTCTGGGGCGCTTTAGGCCCTCGCAGATTCTTCGCTGACGGGACCTTGTATCGCGGCCTCCTGTGGTTCTTTCTGGTGGGAGCTATATTGCCCATCATCGTATACGCCATGAAGAAGGCATGGCCGAAGCAGCGGTGGCTGGAAAAGGTTCACGTCCCCCTCTTTCTTGGCGGGCTGAACTACATCCCTCCCGCCTCTGGAACCAACTACGGCAGCTGGGTCATCGTTGGCTTGGTCTTTGGTCTCTGGATTAAGAGAAACAGCAGAGGCTGGTGGCGCCGGTACAATTTCGTGCTCAGCTCAGCGTTGGACTGTGCCACGGCCATTGcaggcatcatcatcttttttgCCATATTTTACACAGGAGCATCCGATAAGTTGTCTTGGTGGGGGACGACCGTGTATCAG GACACTTGCGACTGGGACAGCTGTACATATAAGACAGTCCAAAAGGGGCAAACATTTGGGCCATAG
- a CDS encoding uncharacterized protein (EggNog:ENOG41), translating to MENIGGTIKRRSTEAWNAAQSNMPSMPSMPAMPSMPALPSLPALPVMRQFTLDAFRRQPSQEGMRGTWERIDLPPVPRSSHSLDIISGCAYIFGGEVTPREPVDNDMLVIRLPFSSAGADYFKIKAKPDTTIPTPTPIQDKGKKGKSDDDVVDSPKAKAKAEDLGEEVPEEDESDSGESRNTEQTDETKSDSKPASVDKGKGRAAQDLGDVPPPRIGHATAVIGSRIFVFGGYAGPDMRPLDENGRVWIFDTRTRLWTYLDPVPAVKGGSIIPHPAPRSYHCATATDRPRDFAPPPRTQAQSWQEWALGDTSKTGIPQDPIVGHVAENASDEETDGYGTFFVHAGINASGDRTSDLWAFDVHSRTWTELPAAPGPSRSGTSICISKSRIFRFGGFDGQREIGGQVDFLNLEVEMFDDRVTRGEVSVRARGGWQSIYENAPEASSKDITFENNQIWPGPRSVSSLEAITIGGGTEYLVLTMGEATSSSESHTGIGKSHNDVWLFQVPPVGMTAASITAAMFQAVGRKTGEGKWTKVTMGPYDEEVLEMPRGRGWLASAPMSDLEETGIVIWGGTDDNNRRRGEGWILRLV from the coding sequence atggaGAACATCGGTGGCACCATCAAGCGCCGTTCCACAGAGGCATGGAACGCCGCGCAGAGCAACATGCCCTCTATGCCCTCCATGCCGGCCATGCCCTCAATGCCTGCTCTGCCCTCTCTACCGGCGCTGCCCGTCATGCGGCAATTCACACTCGATGCCTTCCGGAGACAGCCCAGCCAGGAGGGCATGAGAGGCACCTGGGAGCGCATCGATCTCCCTCCCGTGCCTCGCTCTTCGCATTCTCTTGACATCATCTCTGGCTGCGCTTACATCTTTGGTGGCGAAGTCACTCCCCGCGAACCCGTTGATAATGATATGCTCGTCATCCGCCTTCCcttcagcagcgccggcgccgacTACTTCAAGATCAAAGCAAAGCCAGACACAACCATCCCCACGCCGACGCCAATTCAGGACAAGGGTAAAAAGGGCAAATCAGAcgatgatgttgttgatagccccaaggccaaggctaaGGCTGAAGATCTCGGCGAGGAAGTccccgaagaagatgagagcgACAGCGGCGAAAGCCGCAACACGGAGCAGACTGATGAGACCAAGAGCGACTCCAAACCGGCATCTGTTGACAAGGGCAAGGGACGGGCTGCACAAGATCTCGGCGACGTCCCCCCACCACGAATTGGGCATGCAACTGCCGTTATTGGCTCGCGGATATTCGTCTTCGGCGGCTACGCGGGACCGGACATGAGGCCTCTTGATGAAAATGGCCGAGTTTGGATCTTTGACACTCGCACCCGTCTCTGGACCTACCTCGACCCTGTCCCTGCAGTCAAGGGCGGATCAATCATCCCGCACCCGGCGCCACGAAGCTATCACTGTGCCACGGCGACAGACCGACCCCGCGACTTTGCCCCTCCCCCGCGAACCCAGGCTCAGAGCTGGCAGGAGTGGGCGCTTGGTGATACCTCCAAGACGGGCATCCCGCAGGACCCCATCGTCGGTCACGTCGCCGAAAACGCGAGTGACGAGGAGACTGATGGCTATGGTACCTTCTTCGTGCACGCCGGTATTAATGCCAGCGGCGATCGTACCAGCGATCTTTGGGCTTTTGACGTCCACTCGCGCACTTGGACTGAACTGCCAGCCGCACCGGGACCTTCCCGCTCGGGCACATCGATTTGCATCAGCAAGAGCCGAATTTTCCGTTTTGGTGGATTTGACGGGCAGAGGGAGATTGGAGGCCAAGTTGACTTTTTGAATCTCGAGGTCGAAATGTTTGATGACCGGGTCACTCGCGGCGAAGTGTCTGTTCGGGCCCGTGGCGGATGGCAATCCATATACGAAAACGCACCAGAAGCTTCGTCAAAGGACATTACTTTTGAGAATAACCAGATCTGGCCTGGGCCTCGAAGCGTGTCTTCTCTGGAGGCCATCACTATTGGTGGTGGTACGGAGTATCTCGTCCTGACTATGGGCGAGGCAACCTCAAGCTCGGAAAGCCATACCGGTATTGGCAAGTCCCACAACGACGTATGGCTGTTCCAAGTCCCGCCGGTAGGCATGACGGCCGCGAGCATTACGGCGGCCATGTTCCAGGCTGTGGGACGCAAGACGGGCGAAGGCAAGTGGACAAAGGTGACCATGGGCCCTTATGACGAGGAGGTTTTGGAAATGCCGCGGGGCCGGGGCTGGTTGGCGAGTGCACCGATGTCTGATCTGGAAGAAACCGGAATTGTGATTTGGGGAGGAACGGATGATAACAACAGGAGGCGTGGAGAGGGATGGATCTTGAGGCTTGTTTAa
- a CDS encoding uncharacterized protein (EggNog:ENOG41~SECRETED:SignalP(1-17)) yields MKTFTVASAFLVAAAAAKPHHGHHAHHHVARDNVVTEIEWHTEYVTQTEVIDSTTTYLVQDGKTTPVAAPTSSGLAASAGEFVEPSSSTVAPSSSTAAVPTTSTQAPPPPPTTTAEASTSSVFTPPPPPPPQTTSAQVSIEAAAPSSSSVAPPPPPVSIAIPSPSPSPSPSPSPSPSPSPSPSQPAAGGSSGSSSGGSFQGDITYYTVGLGSCGVDNSGQDTTQNLVAINWEQMGTQSNGNPMCGKTITISAGGKTTTALVVDKCMGCASGSIDVSEKVFTELFGGLGAGRAPCSWSFN; encoded by the coding sequence atgaagacCTTTACCGTTGCTTCTGCCTTCCTCGttgcggccgctgccgccaagcctcaccacggccaccacgCTCACCACCACGTTGCTCGTGACAACGTCGTGACCGAGATCGAGTGGCACACCGAGTATGTCACCCAGACTGAGGTGATCGATTCCACCACCACCTACCTGGTCCAGGACGGCAAGACCACTCCCGTGGCTGCTCCCACCAGCTCCGGCcttgctgcctctgccgGCGAGTTCGTCGAGCCTTCGTCGTCCACTGTTgcgcccagctccagcaccgctGCGGTTcccaccaccagcacccaggcgccgcctcctcctccgacCACCACCGCTGAGGCCTCGACTTCGTCTGTCTTcacgcctcctcctcctcctcctcctcagacCACCTCTGCTCAGGTCTCGATCGAGGCTGCTGCgccctccagctcttccgtggctcctcctcctcccccggTCTCGATTGCTATTCCTTCcccctctccttctccttctccttctccctctccttctccctctccctctcctaGCCCCagccagcctgctgctggtggcagcagcggaagcagcagcggcggcagcttcCAGGGAGACATCACCTACTACACCGTCGGCCTCGGCTCTTGCGGCGTCGACAACTCCGGCCAGGACACCACCCAGAACCTCGTCGCCATCAACTGGGAGCAGATGGGCACCCAGTCCAACGGCAACCCCATGTGCGGCAAGACCATCACCATTAGCGCTGGCGGCAAGACCACCAccgccctcgtcgtcgacaaGTGCATGGGCTGTGCCTCCGGCTCCATCGACGTCAGCGAGAAGGTCTTCACCGAGCTCTtcggcggcctcggcgccggcCGTGCTCCTTGCTCTTGGTCTTTCAACTAA
- a CDS encoding uncharacterized protein (EggNog:ENOG41~MEROPS:MER0000432), whose translation MFTTTVEIDDKNYTEPIPLHFVHHRSPRHDAIPLLFLHGFPGSFLEVGRIISSLTHPPNSSVPAFHVVAPSLPGFGFTPAPVHAGLGPIEAAHAYNALMHQLSYPRYVMQAGDLGAFVTTYQAALHPESVISVLSNLWAPAVNATDLARFEANETTPGETAYIRNITAYQTGGRGILLMQELGTFYHWSLSEIITWAMMYIIQGPYPATRFYKEFRNADQIVGADMFGPALFVNVPVGVTQRPQDAGWGVPLDWARRIGNVTAIYVHDFGGHFAAYQTPDTLLDDCWRFWGNKSASGVGKH comes from the exons ATGTTTACCACAACGGTCGAAATCGATGATAAGAACTACACAGAACCAATCCCGCTTCACTTTGTGCATCACCGCTCACCTCGCCACGATGCAATtccccttctcttcctccacggTTTCCCGGGCTCCTTTTTGGAAGTAGGCCGAATCATCTCGTCCTTGACTCATCCGCCCAACTCGTCTGTGCCGGCTTTCCACGTCGTAGCCCCGTCTCTGCCCGGCTTTGGATTCACTCCTGCCCCCGTGCATGCCGGGTTGGGCCCGATCGAAGCGGCGCATGCCTATAACGCCTTGATGCACCAATTATCGTACCCACGATATGTGATGCAGGCCGGGGATCTCGGAGCCTTTGTCACTACCTACCAGGCTGCTCTCCACCCCGAGAGCGTCATCTCCGTGCTCTCCAATCTTTGGGCCCCTGCTGTCAACGCCACGGATCTTGCTCGTTTTGAAGCAAATGAGACGACACCGGGAGAGACGGCGTATATCCGCAACATAACAGCCTACCAGACGGGGGGGCGCGGGATACTT CTGATGCAAGAGCTCGGGACCTTTTACCACTGGTCACTCAGCGAGATCATCACCTGGGCTATGATGTACATCATCCAGGGTCCTTACCCAGCTACACGCTTCTATAAGGAGTTCCGAAATGCCGACCAGATTGTTGGCGCTGACATGTTTGGGCCGGCGTTGTTTGTCAACGTTCCAGTCGGTGTTACACAGCGCCCACAGGACGCCGGATGGGGTGTTCCACTGGATTGGGCGCGCAGGATAGGCAACGTGACTGCGATATATGTGCATGACTTTGGGGGCCATTTCGCAGCGTACCAGACGCCTGATACGCTGCTGGATGACTGTTGGCGGTTCTGGGGGAATAAAAGCGCCTCTGGGGTTGGAAAACACTAA
- a CDS encoding uncharacterized protein (EggNog:ENOG41~SECRETED:SignalP(1-30)), producing the protein MSFLSITAAARRKATLIASISSLLLSCVHGQFIPEIDATYSSTPKPFTLKVNPSFIETTRLKVQLGRIANDMGVPPFTDGISTEMAQTLQNYWVDELNWTSVQEQINKKSDFFSP; encoded by the coding sequence ATGTCTTTTCTCTCGATTACAGCCGCCGCAAGGCGTAAAGCAACGCTCattgcatccatctccagtTTACTCCTGTCGTGTGTTCATGGCCAATTCATCCCAGAGATTGATGCAACATATTCCTCTACCCCCAAGCCATTCACTCTCAAAGTGAATCCTTCCTTCATCGAGACGACACGACTCAAGGTGCAGCTAGGCAGAATAGCCAATGACATGGGAGTCCCCCCCTTTACTGACGGCATCTCGACTGAGATGGCACAAACTCTTCAAAACTACTGGGTTGATGAGCTCAACTGGACATCTGTACAGGAGCAAATTAACAAAAAGTCGGACTTCTTTTCGCCCTAA
- a CDS encoding uncharacterized protein (EggNog:ENOG41) — translation MAAYASTSGIVPAQLGFLALFNPSLGQTDETIEDQIVYYASVSTQSSSRRRRRARTRPTEGISQEERHERLRQIGLAQGVVNFGRGFSDGAAVDTIDTEKSRVIAHELEPGWWILASIDLNKVPLPPRLPIKTGEQQEERYEYSSREMKPAALLLRDLLRAHSIFLLHHGSSLSALFVRNRRGKFIALLSRYWDLFLSTWNVMLHGNPARDIFGGINLAASGELGVGVGEEDRGSGEREVLEGLVSRVEGLVDLVVSRFGPDDVEPESGKSNKTEAEPWLGSGKEPGAEDGAIFLGTGALSRKSLRDVTNWMEDLYTWGEHAYGIIESPTSTRRARGKKSSSKAAVPHDVQRPKDDAVSKATEHAEEAGPSTSDVQDAQPKASEDEQSRAAQEPEGGRLDKMVSYLTLGYGSYWSFPGAGGNSSEAANQQQAAADGAPELPSAMASGHYLIGLRGNIEDEATAENENDVDGTPGSDDLDGDQNNSRTVLRTLHVELESSSATVNRHDSAIVRDFEHPANPLTSSQDFGSMLPNYASHDANMAEKLRVVVYVNKPFIFAFLFRLRTDSLAWDTLYRSLHYQLSPLRKPLLASTKYRPERPDAGPVSSHIQDLVWDPPSLTVHCSIPNIPDFFPDPAAAASPSPSPTWSRADAVSTHLHLLNVYAATRSRITDLERTQKTNRGWWIVWTRVLQRTAATPSTTHTATAALPLSTIHESRSSSSLNSTSQASNHEKEEEEAGLENKAASSHHSSSSSTSTYSPPPIVDKEIFLIRRASDHIGFRIASDEGASGGGEGMGRLAQGIGVDTRRYIEELLTLL, via the exons ATGGCTGCTTATGCCTCCACGAGCGGCATTGTGCCCGCGCAGCTGGGCTTCCTCGCCCTGTTCAATCCTTCGCTGGGCCAGACGGATGAAACGATTGAAGATCAGATCGTTTACTACGCCTCTGTTTCCACGCAAAGCTCCAGCCGCCGACGGAGGCGCGCGCGCACGAGGCCGACAGAGGGCATCTCTCAAGAGGAGCGTCACGAGCGGCTGCGGCAGATTGGCCTGGCCCAGGGCGTGGTCAACTTCGGCCGCGGGTTCTCCGATGGAGCTGCGGTAGACACTATTGACACCGAGAAGTCGAGGGTCATTGCGCATGAGCTGGAGCCGGGATGGTGGATTCTTGCC AGCATCGACTTGAATAAAgtgcctcttcctccaagaCTACCCATCAAGACTGGGGAACAACAGGAGGAGAGGTATGAGTATTCCAGTCGGGAGATGAAGCCggcggcgttgctgctgcgggaCCTGTTGCGTGCGCACAGTATCTTTCTCCTGCACCATGGATCATCACTGAGCGCCTTGTTTGTTCGAAATCGCCGAGGCAAGTTTATTGCGCTGCTCAGTCGCTACTGGGACCTGTTTCTATCCACCTGGAACGTCATGCTGCACGGAAACCCTGCAAGAGATATttttggcggcatcaaccTTGCTGCGTCTGGCGAGCTTGGGGTAggagttggagaagaggatagAGGAAGCGGCGAGAGAGAGGTGCTCGAAGGCTTGGTTAGTCGAGTGGAGGGTCTTGTTGATCTGGTTGTCTCGAGGTTCGGGCCTGACGATGTCGAACCGGAATCGGGCAAGTCGAATAAGACTGAGGCAGAGCCATGGCTTGGTAGCGGCAAGGAGCCCGGAGCTGAAGACGGTGCCATCTTTCTTGGGACGGGGGCGTTATCACGAAAGTCGCTACGGGACGTGACGAACTGGATGGAAGACCTTTATACCTGGGGTGAGCATGCATATGGTATCATAGAAAGTCCAACTTCAACACGGCGCGCTCGAGGCAAGAAGTCATCTTCCAAGGCGGCGGTTCCCCATGATGTCCAGCGCccaaaagatgatgcagtGTCCAAGGCAACGGAACACGCAGAAGAGGCCGGCCCATCTACGAGTGATGTACAAGATGCTCAGCCAAAAGCATCGGAAGACGAACAGagtcgagcagctcaagagcctGAGGGTGGAAGACTTGACAAGATGGTCAGCTATCTCACGCTGGGTTACGGATCATACTGGTCTTTTCCCGGAGCAGGAGGCAATTCGTCGGAAGCGGCCAATCAACAacaagccgccgccgatgGTGCACCGGAATTGCCCTCTGCTATGGCTTCTGGCCACTACCTAATTGGCCTCAGAGGGAATATTGAAGACGAGGCGACGGCTGAGAATGAGAATGATGTGGACGGGACTCCAGGCTCAGACGATCTTGACGGCGACCAAAACAACTCCCGTACCGTTCTTCGCACTCTACATGTCGAGCTGGAAAGCTCATCCGCTACGGTGAATCGCCATGACAGCGCCATTGTTCGAGATTTCGAGCATCCTGCCAACCCGTTGACTTCATCACAAGACTTCGGAAGCATGCTCCCCAACTATGCCTCTCACGACGCCAACATGGCGGAAAAGCTCCGCGTCGTCGTCTACGTCAATAAGCCCTTCATCTTTGCCTTTCTCTTCCGCCTCCGCACCGACTCCCTGGCCTGGGATACCCTTTACCGCTCCCTGCACTATCAGCTCTCTCCGCTGAGGAAGCCCCTCTTGGCATCAACCAAGTACCGTCCCGAGCGCCCAGACGCCGGCCCTGTGTCATCCCACATCCAAGACCTCGTATGGGATCCGCCCTCGCTCACCGTGCACTGCTCCATCCCCAACATTCCCGACTTCTTCCCCGACCCggccgctgcagcttcaCCGTCTCCTTCGCCAACGTGGTCCCGAGCGGATGCCGTAAGTACACACCTCCATCTGCTCAACGTCTACGCCGCGACGCGCTCCCGCATCACCGACCTCGAGCGCACGCAAAAGACGAATCGCGGATGGTGGATCGTCTGGACGAGGGTCCTCCAgcgcaccgccgccaccccTTCCACAACCCACACTGCCACGGCGGCACTGCCGCTCTCCACCATCCACGAGTCCcgctcgtcatcatcccTGAACTCGACTTCACAAGCAAGCAAccatgaaaaagaagaagaagaagctggcctcgAAAACAAAGCCGCTTCATCCCACCactcgtcctcctcttctacATCCACCTACTCACCTCCCCCCATCGTCGACAAGGAAATATTCCTCATCCGCCGCGCAAGTGACCACATTGGCTTTCGCATTGCCTCCGACGAGGGAGCTTCCGGGGGTGGAGAAGGTATGGGCCGGTTGGCGCAGGGGATCGGCGTCGATACGAGGCGATATATCGAAGAGCTGTTGACCCTGTtgtga
- a CDS encoding uncharacterized protein (SECRETED:SignalP(1-19)), which produces MKFTSFVTAMATLVAFAQAGSVGVDLFHDGNCQDQFKAITVYGETCYTGSSVGWSSMRVNKYDTIGGELTAYTKNNCGDPLAGSHGYTVSLGACLKDFGFVANAVGLQD; this is translated from the coding sequence ATGAAGTTTACCTCTTTCgtcacggccatggccaccctAGTCGCCTTCGCTCAAGCAGGAAGCGTTGGTGTAGATCTCTTCCACGATGGAAACTGCCAGGACCAATTCAAAGCTATTACAGTCTACGGCGAGACTTGCTACACTGGGTCTTCTGTTGGATGGTCCTCCATGCGGGTTAACAAGTATGACACCATCGGCGGTGAACTTACCGCCTACACCAAAAACAACTGCGGCGACCCCCTTGCCGGGTCCCATGGGTACACCGTCTCTCTGGGTGCTTGCCTCAAGGATTTTGGATTTGTCGCGAATGCAGTCGGACTGCAAGATTAA
- a CDS encoding uncharacterized protein (EggNog:ENOG41~TransMembrane:3 (o20-45i400-422o442-466i)), with amino-acid sequence MLSEPTSLFKYVHRGCDCRYLISSCQASTFICLLSPFIAYLAGFVPMEEIYQKLSVVNLWQGFRNSDEASFEVIEAWLHHSTGQIHMNRKPVSVKELDNWLTDEFDGDGDTKKSLVLRIALIGCDIKHRILKLSGEAMKALLKSFNLELAYKYSQSCITNVAAIPPQSSEHQAYSFCYMPKLAAMWEHRRFDAQSPTDRSYLTQGVIFLDESNMLFLSEVFRTPWSPLLYESPVFPAFLLSLILSTQIHQGEEKVKLKIRASERCASLQMPHQGYDKGVMSLFISLASEADRCAVKLSSLSRKSKMVEKALKFILKNISAQGDYESSPKSVSAEACQLLKSHALLLQDRLEMQLVDIEYTLKRVQLQISILAGIISRSDFQATLMLAESQHRDSLSMKTLAIVTMFFLPGSFVSALFSTSMFDWDSVNSSSDSIGVRPLPQFRLYWVITIPLTIITFMLFFMWLYATKFRHDAQKKRGDEMRQSYFDRISQEEKAELNLTMARRNDTTATQ; translated from the exons ATGCTCAGTGAACCCACATCGCTTTTCAAATATGTACATCGTGGATGCGACTGTCGCTACCTAATCAGTTCCTGCCAAGCGTCGACATTTATTTGCCTTTTATCGCCTTTTATCGCTTATTTGGCGGGTTTTGTACCCATGGAGGAGATATACCAGAAACTAAGCGTGGTGAATCTATGGCAGGGCTTCCGCAATTCAGATGAAGCATCATTTGAGGTGATTGAGGCATGGCTTCATCACAGCACTGGGCAGATCCACATGAACCGCAAGCCCGTCTCGGTCAAGGAGTTGGATAACTGGCTTACCGACGAAttcgatggcgacggcgacacGAAAAAGTCTCTCGTTTTGCGAATAGCCCTGATCGGCTGCGACATCAAGCACAGAATCCTGAAGCTCTCCGGCGAAGCGATGAAAGCCCTACTCAAGTCGTTCAACCTCGAGCTGGCCTATAAATACTCGCAGAGCTGCATCACCAATGTGGCTGCCATCCCGCCGCAGTCAAGCGAGCACCAGGCGTATTCCTTTTGCTACATGCCAAAGCTTGCGGCAATGTGGGAGCATCGCCGCTTCGACGCGCAGAGCCCAACCGATCGGTCATATTTGACGCAAGGCGTGATATTTCTCGATGAATCCAACATGCTGTTCCTCTCCGAAGTCTTCCGCACTCCCTGGAGTCCACTTCTATACGAAAGCCCCGTGTTCCCCGCCTTTCTCCTCAGCCTCATTCTCAGCACGCAGATTCATcaaggggaagaaaaggtCAAGTTAAAAATACGTGCGAGCGAAAGGTGTGCCTCGCTTCAGATGCCACATCAGGGGTACGATAAAGGTGTCATGAGCTTGTTCATCAGCCTGGCTTCCGAAGCAGATAGATGTGCTGTGAAGCTCAGTAGCTTGagcagaaaaagcaaaatggTGGAAAAGGCCTTGAAGTTTATATTGAAAAACATATCGGCACAAGGCGACTATGAAAGCTCGCCCAAATCTGTGTCGGCTGAGGCCTGTCAATTGTTGAAGAGCCATGCGCTTCTTTTACAGGACAGGTTGGAAATGCAGCTTGTGGACATAGAATATACCTTGAAGCGCGTCCAGCTTCAGATCAGCATT CTCGCCGGCATCATCTCTAGAAGCGATTTTCAAGCGACTCTAATGCTGGCAGAGTCCCAGCACCGCGATTCGCTCTCGATGAAGACGCTTGCCATTGTCACCATGTTCTTTCTCCCAGGAAGCTTTGTTTCCGCTTTATTCTCAACATCAATGTTCGACTGGGACAGCGTCAACTCCTCATCAGATAGTATCGGCGTGCGGCCGCTGCCTCAATTTCGACTGTACTGGGTCATCACCATCCCgctcaccatcatcacctttATGCTCTTCTTTATGTGGCTCTATGCAACGAAATTCCGACATGAtgcccagaagaagaggggagatgagatgaggcaGAGTTATTTTGACCGCATTTCacaggaagaaaaagcagAGCTGAATTTGACAATGGCAAGACGGAACGACACAACGGCCACACAATAA